One stretch of Roseimicrobium sp. ORNL1 DNA includes these proteins:
- a CDS encoding glyoxal oxidase yields MDTSVLPPLRIWSGRVRVLALCVAFSGMWLGGERAALAQADPAQVGRWDPDLIKWPNVGIHLSVLPDGKVLFWGRRDWNADATAAVEGLDPHHTTPFVWDPANPNAPAVPVPDPLLHGGPEEVNLFCSGHTFLPDGRLMVVGGHIEDSKGSHKVRVFNWKNSKWTKEEPMGEPGQGGRWYPTVVTLPNGDVLTLGGQDQNKNFNPLLQVLRNNGQWDTLTGANFEGLPYYPWMYVQPDGRLFLAGWSRPRQTQWLDVNGEGDWEPLGEFNGTDREYGSSVMYDVGKILITGGGIPGQRSAEIIDLTVPNPQWQFTGQMMIGRRHHNATLLPDGTVLITGGTSGNGGPNNGFNDVNTPVKTAELWTPPPPGAPASAGQFMAMAAEKESRLYHSAAVLLADGRVLSAGGGEYRPIDGGDPNEPQHSLRNAQIFSPTYLFKGNRPVITSAPEEVAYNVEFDVGTAQPPGVIRRISLVRLSSVTHAHNQGQRINFLTFTVQGNQLKVRSPANANVCPPGHYLMFILNEVGVPSVAKVVRVHP; encoded by the coding sequence ATGGACACTTCCGTGCTCCCGCCATTGCGCATTTGGTCGGGTCGTGTTCGTGTGCTGGCGCTGTGCGTGGCATTTTCTGGAATGTGGCTCGGTGGTGAACGTGCTGCCCTTGCCCAAGCGGACCCGGCGCAGGTCGGCAGGTGGGACCCCGACCTCATCAAGTGGCCGAATGTGGGCATCCACCTCAGTGTCCTGCCGGATGGGAAGGTGCTCTTCTGGGGGCGGCGCGACTGGAACGCGGATGCCACTGCTGCTGTGGAGGGTCTGGACCCACACCACACGACGCCTTTTGTGTGGGACCCGGCGAATCCCAACGCTCCCGCCGTGCCGGTGCCGGACCCACTCCTGCATGGCGGGCCAGAGGAGGTGAATCTCTTCTGCTCAGGGCACACCTTCCTCCCAGACGGCAGACTCATGGTGGTGGGCGGGCACATTGAAGACAGCAAGGGCTCCCACAAGGTGCGTGTGTTCAACTGGAAGAACTCCAAGTGGACCAAGGAGGAGCCCATGGGCGAACCTGGACAAGGGGGCCGCTGGTATCCCACGGTGGTGACACTGCCGAACGGCGACGTCCTCACGCTCGGCGGACAGGACCAGAACAAGAACTTCAACCCGCTGCTCCAGGTGCTGCGCAACAATGGCCAGTGGGACACGCTGACCGGGGCGAACTTCGAAGGACTACCCTACTATCCCTGGATGTACGTGCAGCCGGATGGCCGCCTCTTCCTCGCAGGCTGGTCACGACCCCGCCAGACCCAGTGGCTGGATGTGAATGGCGAAGGGGACTGGGAACCACTCGGCGAGTTCAATGGCACGGATCGCGAGTATGGCAGCTCCGTCATGTATGACGTGGGCAAGATACTCATCACCGGCGGTGGCATTCCCGGGCAGCGCAGTGCGGAAATCATCGACCTCACCGTGCCCAATCCCCAGTGGCAATTCACCGGGCAGATGATGATTGGCCGGCGTCATCACAATGCCACCCTCCTGCCAGACGGCACCGTGCTCATCACTGGCGGCACCAGTGGCAACGGCGGACCGAACAATGGATTCAATGATGTGAATACGCCCGTGAAAACAGCAGAGCTGTGGACACCACCGCCGCCGGGCGCACCTGCGAGTGCCGGACAGTTCATGGCCATGGCGGCAGAGAAGGAGTCCCGCCTGTACCACTCCGCTGCCGTGCTGCTGGCGGATGGGCGCGTGCTGAGCGCTGGCGGTGGTGAGTATCGTCCCATCGATGGTGGTGATCCCAATGAGCCACAGCACAGCCTGAGGAATGCACAGATTTTCTCGCCGACGTATCTTTTCAAAGGAAACCGCCCCGTCATTACCAGCGCGCCGGAGGAGGTGGCGTACAATGTGGAGTTCGACGTAGGCACCGCGCAGCCGCCTGGTGTGATACGGCGTATCAGCCTGGTGCGGCTCTCCTCCGTGACGCATGCGCACAATCAGGGGCAGCGCATCAATTTCCTGACCTTCACCGTGCAGGGCAATCAACTGAAGGTGCGCTCACCCGCGAATGCCAATGTGTGCCCACCGGGTCACTACCTCATGTTCATCCTCAATGAAGTCGGTGTGCCTTCCGTGGCGAAGGTGGTGCGGGTGCATCCCTGA
- a CDS encoding dihydroneopterin aldolase, whose protein sequence is MSGDEIHILGLEMPVRIGVPEAERAAWQTVSADITVTLACAFDKMHDELSDTLDYERAANEATALAASRPRQLLETLAADLVGHFLQDERVRAVEVLLRKRILPHTDAVAVRMRRERPGTR, encoded by the coding sequence ATGTCTGGCGACGAAATTCACATCCTTGGCCTGGAAATGCCGGTTCGCATCGGTGTGCCGGAGGCCGAGCGCGCGGCCTGGCAGACCGTCAGTGCGGACATCACTGTCACTTTAGCCTGTGCATTTGACAAAATGCATGATGAACTCAGTGATACCCTCGACTATGAACGCGCCGCCAATGAAGCCACCGCCCTGGCGGCTTCGCGTCCCCGTCAGCTCCTTGAAACGCTGGCAGCGGACCTCGTGGGCCACTTTTTGCAAGATGAGCGCGTTCGTGCGGTGGAAGTCCTTCTCCGCAAACGTATCCTACCCCATACTGATGCCGTGGCTGTCCGCATGCGCCGGGAACGTCCCGGGACGCGCTAA
- a CDS encoding NUDIX domain-containing protein, with amino-acid sequence MIRNLIFDWSGTLADDLAGVLHATNGVLVHHGREALSREEFRATFRLPYTEFYKEMLPDAELEVVKELYMAHFPADPAVVPLLPHAREFLQYAAATGRRIVLLSSAPEEHFEAQARANGVRDFFEDAFCGVVDKREGIRLLLEKHGMAAEESAFIGDMRHDIESAHSAGVLSIATCTGYESATVLMQAHPDVLVPDLSRLPRLLGGWHVQLANHGSHFPVATVGALITNHRGEVLLMRTHKWSHRWGIPGGKIKRGESCEEALRREVKEETDLDLGEVTFVMVQDCVEPPEFMRSAHFLLLNYTAQCSASEPEVVLNDEAEAFQWLPWADALRMELNIPTRVLMEEMERRGLNPAQMVHIPSL; translated from the coding sequence ATGATCCGCAATCTCATCTTCGACTGGTCCGGCACGCTGGCAGATGATCTCGCCGGCGTGCTGCATGCGACCAATGGGGTGCTGGTGCATCATGGGCGCGAGGCGCTGAGCCGGGAGGAATTCCGCGCCACCTTCCGCCTGCCGTACACCGAGTTCTACAAGGAGATGCTACCGGATGCCGAGCTGGAGGTGGTGAAGGAGCTCTACATGGCGCACTTCCCCGCGGACCCTGCCGTGGTCCCGCTGCTGCCGCATGCACGCGAGTTCCTGCAGTATGCCGCTGCCACGGGGCGTCGCATCGTGCTGCTGAGCAGCGCGCCTGAGGAGCACTTCGAGGCCCAGGCTCGCGCGAATGGCGTGCGCGATTTCTTTGAGGACGCTTTCTGCGGCGTGGTGGATAAGCGCGAAGGCATCCGCCTGCTGCTGGAAAAGCATGGCATGGCTGCGGAGGAGAGCGCCTTCATCGGGGACATGCGGCATGACATCGAGTCCGCGCACTCCGCCGGTGTCTTGAGCATCGCCACCTGCACCGGGTATGAGAGCGCCACCGTGCTGATGCAGGCGCATCCGGATGTATTGGTGCCGGACCTTTCCCGCCTGCCACGGCTTCTCGGCGGCTGGCATGTGCAGCTCGCGAATCACGGCAGTCACTTTCCCGTGGCCACCGTGGGCGCGCTCATCACGAATCATCGCGGCGAAGTCCTGCTCATGCGCACGCACAAGTGGAGCCACCGCTGGGGCATCCCGGGTGGCAAGATCAAGCGTGGCGAATCCTGTGAGGAAGCCCTGCGCCGCGAGGTGAAGGAAGAGACTGACCTCGACCTGGGGGAGGTGACCTTCGTCATGGTGCAGGATTGCGTGGAGCCGCCCGAGTTCATGCGCAGCGCCCATTTCTTGCTGCTCAATTACACCGCCCAGTGCTCCGCATCCGAGCCCGAAGTCGTACTCAATGATGAGGCCGAGGCCTTCCAGTGGCTCCCGTGGGCCGATGCTCTCCGGATGGAGTTGAACATTCCCACCCGCGTGCTCATGGAGGAGATGGAGCGCCGTGGTCTCAACCCCGCCCAGATGGTGCACATCCCTTCGCTCTGA
- a CDS encoding sigma-70 family RNA polymerase sigma factor, whose product MSDRPLNPDPDQELVARAQTGDTRAFDDLVRKYTPKLYGLVYNMTSNRDDTADLLQDIFAKAYRSLKRFQGKSTFYTWIYSISVNMTLNFLKKRNRHTKLSLDDVDSGIQNDPDFIKLTSGGNPLKDVNIHELQKRLNEAMMKLSEDHRTVVTLYDIQGLQHAEISKILGVSEGTVRSRLFYAHRQLQNFLEEFRQ is encoded by the coding sequence ATGTCAGACCGTCCTCTCAACCCAGACCCCGACCAGGAACTCGTAGCGCGCGCCCAAACTGGGGACACGCGGGCTTTCGACGATCTGGTGAGGAAGTACACGCCGAAATTATACGGACTGGTGTACAACATGACCAGCAACCGCGATGACACCGCGGACCTGCTGCAGGACATCTTTGCGAAGGCCTACCGCTCCCTGAAGCGCTTTCAGGGGAAGAGCACCTTCTACACGTGGATCTACTCCATCAGCGTGAACATGACGCTGAATTTCCTGAAAAAGCGGAACCGTCATACCAAGCTCAGCCTGGATGACGTGGACAGCGGCATCCAGAATGACCCTGATTTCATCAAACTCACTTCAGGCGGGAATCCCCTGAAGGACGTAAACATCCACGAACTCCAGAAACGTTTGAACGAGGCCATGATGAAGCTGTCTGAAGACCACCGGACCGTAGTGACCCTCTACGACATCCAAGGTCTTCAACATGCTGAAATCAGCAAGATCCTGGGAGTCAGCGAGGGGACCGTGCGTTCCCGCCTGTTCTACGCCCACAGGCAGTTGCAAAATTTCCTTGAAGAGTTCCGACAATAG